The Clarias gariepinus isolate MV-2021 ecotype Netherlands unplaced genomic scaffold, CGAR_prim_01v2 scaffold_30, whole genome shotgun sequence genome segment gtaGAATTAGATATAAAAGTCTTATTACTTTCTCACTTCAGAGTGTGTAACAGTGTCAGAAAACTGGAACCCCAGAGGATGAGATCTGACCAatgacacacacataaataataataataataataataataataataatacagaaacGTGAACAAGTGTGTGGAAGAGTTCATTCCTCGATATAAAACAACACTGGAACAGAAGGCCACTGTTTCTCTCCGTCAGTAGTGACATCACTTCTTGTTGGACCTGGTGAAAGTGTGTGCAGGTGAGAGATCAGGTATGAATTCCTGAATACACGATTTAAAGGatgaaatattacaaataattaaaattaaataaagcagttttctcatgcctgttgttttttatttaatcacttttacacacacacacacacacacacacacacacaggtgaactGCAACCAGTCAGAGCGCTTATAAACCCCAGGTGTGTTATATGTGGGCGGAGCTTGAGGAGATCACAGCAATCACAGTTTAAATGATGTCCTCACTCCCTGTTGATCTCCACACTGATGTCAGGAGGACgcaggtgtacaggtgtacAGATGTGCAGGTGTACAGATGTGCAGATGTGCAGGGGTAGAGATGTGCAGGTGTAGAGGTGTACAGATGTGCAGGTGTACAGATGTGCAGGTGTGGAGGTGTACAGATGTGCAGGTGTGGAGGTGTACAGGTGTACAGTTGTGCAGGGGTAGAGATGTGCAGGTGTACAGATGTGCAGGTGTACAGAtgtgcaggtgtacaggtgtgGAGGTGTACAGATGTGCAGGTGTACAGAtgtgcaggtgtacaggtgtgGAGGTGTACAGATATGCAGGTGTGGAGGTGTACAGATGTGCAGGTGTGGAGGTGTACAGAtgtgcaggtgtacaggtgtgGAGGTGTGCAGATGTGCAGGTGTACAGATATGCAGGTGTGGAGGTGTACAGATGTGCAGGTGTACAGGTTTGCAGATGTGCAGATATGCAGGTGTACAGAtgtgcaggtgtacaggtgtgcaGGTGTACAGAtgtgcaggtgtacaggtgtgcaggtgtacaggtgtgcaGGTGTGGAGGTGTACAGAtgtgcaggtgtacaggtgtgaAGATGTGCAGGTGTACAGATGTGCAGGTGTGGAGGTGTACAGATGTGCAGGTGTGGAGGTGTACAGATGTGCAGGTGTGGAGGTGTACAGATGTGCAGGTGTGGAGGTGTACAGATGTGCAGGTGTGGAGGTGTACAGATGTGCAGGTGTGGAGGTGTACAGATGTGCAGGTGTTTTTCAGCTCTAACAAACGGTTGGTTTTATGGTGGAGCAGAAAAGCTCCGATGGTGAAGTGATGCAGTAACCGAGATGTTTGTGGTGGAGACGATGAGACtcggatgatgatgatgatgatgatgatgatctaaAGTGGTTGAGAGTGATGATGACTCAGATGAAAGCTCTTCCTCATGCGCTCCACACAGACAGAGGACTGTGTGATCCTTCAGCTCGGTGCTAATGTGGATTAAACGCTGCAGTTCTGTGGGTTTTAATCCGGAGCAGGTTGATCCCCAGGTCTGATTCAACAGCAGGAAGAAGGGACGAGCGCCTCCTTTCTCTGGGAAACATCACTCTATCATCAAACAAACACAAGCAAcatgatgtacaaaataaactgaaacaaaaagaaaccgtatacattttaatttctatttgtagatttatacattttagaaCAGTTTTTCTCACTGCAGTAAAAATCCTCGTCCCATCTTATTTTAGGTCATGAAGAGCTGCATAAGTGTCTCACTGCATCtcacactgtgtatgtgtgtgtgtgtgtgtgtgtgtgtacataaaaaaatacatactgaTTTAAGGAAttcaaattaaagaaagaaaactaaaaatctTTTTCTCTGATATTTGGGTTAACTCCTCCTAAAATCCAAAGCCTTCCCACCAGTGTGTGACTGATTACAGAGAGGAACCAGTGACCCGGTGTAATATAGTGAAACtctccaataataataataataataataataataataataatcctattCTGATAATCACAGCAGTTTTATAACTCACTTTGGATAAGAggatataaatgtaaaacaaacagtAGCAACAAtagtgcgtgcacacacacacacacacacacacacacacacacacatatacgttCACGTGTTATAAACTGtaacagaataaaacaataaaatgaacaTTAATGCTGCACTCAGTCTATATTTCACCTGGAAATTccacaataaattatttaatgctgaaagtttaaatgataattaaaatattgatttaGTTAAAACTATTAAACTTAGAATTTGTACATGACAAAGCTCtccaaaataattatattataataataataaaaactggaAATCTATTCACAGGCAACATTTTTACAAACGTCTGCTGAAATTTGCATAAATAATGACCCCCTGCATATAATACTCCAGTTTATTTATTGTAACATTTACATTCCACTGAAGTTTCCTTCTAAGAGAAATGTGTTTTTACATTATCTTTATTGCTGCTGGTCTCTGAgtgccaccacacacacacacacacacacacacacacacacaatccattatataaaaaataaatctctttaTCTTTATTACTTTAACAAGGCTTTTGCAGCAGGATGGAGTCGGGGGCGTTTCCTCATTTACATACTCATGTATAATTATATTCCTGACACTCCTCACCTGACTGCAGCTTTCTGTTTGATTTGCTTTAGTTTACACAGTTTACacttcatgtctgtgtgtgtgtgtgtgtgtgtgtgtaaatgttaaagtaattaaatcttttatttgaTCTGTTATTAGCTGTTGTGTGTGTAACGTTTCAGTAGAACAGGGCTCCTCATTAGGAGGaacgtcagtgtgtgtgtgtgtgtgtgtgtgtgtgtgtgtgtgtgtgtcctgataACAGTGCTGCAGGCCGGACTAAAGAGACTCTAACCTGATTTATTCAGTTACTTAAGAGGCCGAGAGCAGAACGCACTGATGTCTCCTCATGCATAATTAATTGTGTTGTTAAGATGAACTAAACAAAATCTATCTTCATTTGATTAGAGACCTTCTGAGGCTCAGGAGTGCAGCAgcgacatcacacacacacacacacacacacacacacacacacacacacaattccttAGCTGTACTTAATGtttcacatttctttcattttcataaCTCTATTCTCcaaagacgtgtgtgtgtgtgtgtgtgtgtgtgtgtgtgtgtgtgtgtgtgtgtgtgtgaaacctaACAGTACTGCTATGAGGCTCTTTTCCTTCCAAACTCCAGCAGGTCACAGACACTGGTTGTCCTCAGACTGGAGCTGAAGGGTTTTCAGTTGCAGCTAAACGGCGCCTCCTGGTGGCCAGAGGAGGAACTCACCTCCACCACACACTGCATGGTTTCATCCGTTGGatcaaaaacactttaaatgaatgagaagcaaatatttaaatctgtaaggatgtgatttatttacatacaatGAACAGACTGGAGAGCTGAAGAGTCACCTGTCTCATTGAACAGAAACATGAAGGATGGTGGAGGACGTGTCGGGGGGGACAGACTGGTTAAGGAGCCGAACAGCGGCGGAGATGAAACCCTCGACCAGCTTCACTCACTCAGTATCAACAAGGCTgctggtttgtttgtttattctgtcTGTATGGGGTCAAagttcactgtgtgtgtatgcatgtgtgtgtgtgtgtgtgtgtgtggtgtttatcTAGCGGGGCGAGGCGGACCCTCAGGAACCAGCGAGGTGAAGAAGGTGCTGATGAAGGACCAGGTGGATGTGAGGAAGCTTGGCCGTGGAGCAGCAGCTGCATCGGAGCCTTCATCATCGCTGTTACCGTCATCATCCTCAAGCCCATCATCCATAAGGCGCTCctacagagagggagacaggtgaggagagacagacgggtgtGTAGCTGGTGTGTAACCTGCAGTGTTTATTGCGTCTGTCTCACACTCACCATTTCCTGCAGGTTGTGGTTTCTGTCGTTCTCAGCTGGAGGCCGTTCTGCTGCTCCAGGGTTCTGCAGCCCCAACCTGAAGGGGAACCATCCTGCCTggtgactacacacacacacacacacacacacacacacacacacagttaacttattaagaaagaaaaacagaagccTACAAGTTAGTTAAAGAGTGTGACACACAGGTAGACGAGCAGCAGGGCGCTGCACACCATGACCAGGCAACTGAAGGATGAGTAGAAGTAGACGATGCTGAGGAGGACGGCGGCGCGCGACACCGTGTACAGCCAGTCCAGCCAATCACGGTTCAGCTCGTCCTCGTTCTGCACCGCCCCGCCCTGAGCGTTCATCTGAGGGTTCTGATTGGCCGGTTGCTCCAACGGGGCGGGGTTTACAGGAACCGGGGGCGGAGCCGGAGTGACAGACAGGCCAGGGTTAACTGGAGAGGGCGGGGCTTGCACAGCAGCCATTGCAGCCTGACTGATGGTAGGATCATTATTGTTAATTATCATATGCAAATGcgtattctaataataataataataataataataataataataataatggatgtGTAATAGTGCAGACTGACTCACTAGTGCATGTAGTAATGCTGCGCGTACACACGCTGCCACCACAACATCTGTACAGGAGTGTATGCACCGCTGTGGAGAGGAAATCCAGCAGGGGGCGACGCAGGATACACCACTGCCTCaggcctgacacacacacacacacacacacacacacacacacaggttttaaTACAGAGCTGTGTACTGTGTAACTGAATGCAGTGAGTACAGAGTGTTCGTCGTGCGGTACCGCTGCTGAGCTTCTCGGTGTCGAACACCGTCTATACTTCCTGTGAAGGAGGGATCCGGGTCATTCTGATTGGACGGAGAGCCAGAGGAGGCGGAGTTTGCAGAGGCagcattctgagaaaaaaaacatataactgTAGACTTAAATCACATCACTGTCTCTGAACCGCACTGAAACTAAATCACTTACTGTAGAGcaggggtcagaggtcaaagAGGGGTCACCAAGGTCAGCAGAGGGGTTCTGGGGTGAACACACCAGGTGGACCATGTGATAGTCTTCCTGCTGCAGGACAGGAAGTGAAAACAGGAAGTAGGTGTGACTCTGCAGGCTCTGCTTCCTGTTCAGTGAGGTGatgagtgcagtgtgtgtgtgtgtgtgtgtgtgtgtgtgtgtgtgtgtgtgtgtgtgtgtgtgtgtgtgctgtacctGACGGAGCACGTCCCGGAGCTGCTGGTGATCCTGTAACAGGCGTCCAGAGTAAACGAGCCGCTGCTCTCGGGACagctagaacacacacacacacacacacacacacgttatcaTCTGAGTCAGTGtgcttactcacacacacacacacacacacacacacacacacacacacacacacacacacttaccggTCTGCTGGGGTAAACGTTAGTGATGTGTTTCTTCAGTTTCTCTACAGTCCAGTGCAGGAAGCAGCTGATTGGCTGGTCGTTATATTTTTGGTTCGGCGCTCGGATGATCAGCGTGATGGGGCTGTTAGGTCCGTGATCCtccatgtctcacacacacacacacacacacacacacacacacacacacacacacaaccttctgCTCGCTCACGGTCTGCGAGTCTCAGTCAGGACGACTGCATCTCCCAGGGTCACGTCCCAACAACAGCGTCCAGTGTCTCTGTATGACATCacaattgggggggggggggggtgatctAACATGACAGAATAAAGAATAAGATATTTATCTTTGAAGTTCTTGTGTGTTTTGAACTACAGAGGTAAATGTTACAGATCAAAGAGACCAGATCTTTGATGTATGTAATAAACTTTTCATCACTTGCATCCTttctctcctcacacacacacacacacacacacacacactctctctctctaaccctGATCATGTCCTTGTGGAGACGGTGTGACTTCCTGCAgctctctcagtgtgtgtgtgtaaaacagcaTAGCTAATTCAGTCAGCTGTCAGGCTGCAGTGCTGTCtctctcatcacacacacacacacactcactcactcactcacacactcactcacacactcactcacacactcactcacacactcactcacacactcactcacactcacacacacacacacacacacacacacacacacacacactcactcacacacacactcactcactcacacacacatacacactcactcacacacacactcactcacacactcactcactcactcacacactcactcacacactcactcacacactcactcactcacacactcacacacacacacacacacacactcactcacacacacactcactcactcacacacacatacacactcactcacacacacactcactcacacacacacacacacacacactcacacacacacttactcacacacacacacacacactcactcacacacacactcacacactcgcacacacactcacacacacacacacacacacactcactcactcgcacactcacactcactcacacacacactcactcacacacacacacacacacacactcacacacacacacttactcacacacacacacacacactcactcacacacacactcacacactcgcacacacactcacacacacactcactcacacacacacacacacactcacacactcactcactcgcacacacacacggtttaaTGAGAATTAAAGATAAATTACCTCAGActggcggtgtgtgtgtgtgtgtgtgtgtctctgatgTTTTTCTTGAAAATGGAGTCCAGCAGCACGGCGGAACCGGAAGTGACGTCATCGCTACAGAGAGGCTGTAGAGTGAATCcgattgtttttgtgtgtaaatgttattataataattctgtttgtttattaaacacTGTGACTGATGGTGTTTATAGTTAATAATGACTGACAGCTCTTTAATAAACACTCTGTGGATCAAAGACTCTAAATGTTACATTCTAACATAACTGTCCACCTGCttctgtttctcacacacacacacacacacatttaaatatgtttctgtagataatcagtgtgtgtgtgtgtgtgtgtgtgtgctcacactgtgtatacacacatgacacctaataaaatacagtttaattCCTATATACtccacacaaataaaaataataatatacatttacctGACTATTAAAGATGTCTAAATTATAAATCTTACATcaaatatttgttgtttttctttttttaaatggtcagaaatgttttttttttagtttagtttttgaagATTTGAGTAATAAAATTGGTAAACCTTTACACTCTACAACTTGGTTggattttaattagaaaataaaacttAGAGTAAACAAATGGAATcacctttataataataataataataataataataataataataataataataatgtgaaaaaataaaag includes the following:
- the herpud2 gene encoding homocysteine-responsive endoplasmic reticulum-resident ubiquitin-like domain member 2 protein, with product MEDHGPNSPITLIIRAPNQKYNDQPISCFLHWTVEKLKKHITNVYPSRPLSREQRLVYSGRLLQDHQQLRDVLRQQEDYHMVHLVCSPQNPSADLGDPSLTSDPCSTNAASANSASSGSPSNQNDPDPSFTGSIDGVRHREAQQRPEAVVYPASPPAGFPLHSGAYTPVQMLWWQRVYAQHYYMHYQAAMAAVQAPPSPVNPGLSVTPAPPPVPVNPAPLEQPANQNPQMNAQGGAVQNEDELNRDWLDWLYTVSRAAVLLSIVYFYSSFSCLVMVCSALLLVYLHQAGWFPFRLGLQNPGAAERPPAENDRNHNLQEMERLMDDGLEDDDGNSDDEGSDAAAAPRPSFLTSTWSFISTFFTSLVPEGPPRPAR